The Maylandia zebra isolate NMK-2024a linkage group LG7, Mzebra_GT3a, whole genome shotgun sequence genome contains a region encoding:
- the mlana gene encoding melanoma antigen recognized by T-cells 1 yields MLCNRTHGMPRGDFNVYFASSRRGNVRAEEAVGIALLVVILAALLILGCWYFKKRSGYKLIRSPRSGSSGYTGSQYSEAGSPAENKMALTDFGSFQSVVPNAPPAYEKISSGPLPPPYSP; encoded by the exons ATGTTGTGTAATCGTACACACGGCATGCCTCGTGGGGACTTCAACGTTTATTTTGCCAGCAGCAGGCGAGGAAACGTCAGAGCTGAGGA GGCAGTGGGCATAGCTCTGCTGGTTGTCATCCTTGCAGCACTTCTCATCCTGGGCTGCTGGTACTTCAAGAAAAGGAGTGGCTACAAACTTATCAGA AGCCCCAGATCAGGATCATCAGGTTATACAGGAAGCCAGTACTCGGAGGCAGGATCTCCAGCAGAAAACAAGATGGCTCTTACTGATTTTGGCAGCTTCCAATCTGTG GTTCCTAATGCACCTCCAGCCTATGAGAAGATTTCCTCTGGGCCTTTGCCACCTCCGTATTCCCCCTGA
- the brd10 gene encoding putative bromodomain-containing protein 10: protein MDQEDMTEEITADVTDRDSAPQQLASDIVMSSQSQKWVRSNAENTGLVITEAGLSNGTCDVDTVVALCCPGDSGDLTAEGDHLALSNDGMSEFSNSDLSLPEVCISTNSNTFEEDMNYEVQQAYRIFTGFLLDKHKGITSPFLYPIGYQEAQHGIGGVKGRVQSQLRQSMCLRRMEEKFVSQEYETITEFVADFRLMLENCYRYHGVDHWISKQAQKLEIMLEQKLTLLSRTLREKTTLAVTSKGRFGAEEERGTGGTSTRRRSTPRSLATITVGGHESIMVQTLRLEEQQRAKEEKRQRELEKKEAEEMSAKEVEEWEQSLLSLAFPHTVQTLWELPAIGHFLCLAQTALNLPEIIFFELERCLLMPRCSLLLSKIMSSLLSPPQRRATLHRRPTLPYRRWESELRQRVLGWYRTIGASRDQPGRAEQLGLCHQFFSTLGEVSPLEEKPFHLLPFYQRVWLLKGLCDHVYETQKDVQDAVLAQPIHECRESILGYDSKENTYIHFPHFCGADLRIYRQSPSTPPAFPFPSVWVKKVDFKPGTEDESDGMRDEGNKSDRGCFGVSMDTVETGNLGKRKRETFSVFKKENEKEEDQKKLKLWSLEQISELASSDGDSCEDSKLDLKIHTNSLRHTHISPSEGGSVRIHLKQETLDVEQQAKRITIKQEPGLTLGAVRTIKAETQEPCLNVGEHSYTGRSPARSVNLASPTKPLGVKMEGGSPTQGHQRSSCFECCKKKTSSVKSEECGFCCGPSELATQLSSESTQNSTEERANDKIWTKKKKRKKKRGREQLLRVKGEHKQLPHVDRMRLSPAEAAKSTLRKVGTTIKRKDKKKKHKTGKKPECSKKIKEELSAEPSFKLVCTSLEELRELIGKTEDELDDLESTKKRLGRWYYRREAVKDLHSTLIRLLNELSPWEPKLVKAHQRNRLRLKKEFDDFKKHPEYSNFEREESNLSSSSSDDDEERDLGKEVPSLSDHYGRSDEEDMENRVPRGLWSGESTRDIKAESTGEKTVTCVPPNHLKHPQASAEKGIGLWQKDQTVSSIIAYADSRSQSRSDLNPANKSRDSAWAERVTAHASAPPRSPILHPTIGLPKGYTPIPTLLAKSVGNKVTLMNRPADCPGVNSEDEPSKRSLVSLPTTAVANTKLSKAQSSPSSSQQNKQQIEVRGPQQTKAPEQSEVATVAAVLPKSPQGKPTQTALKNPVQVVYKVPEGLGHLVRKDNNSPIKISVQPVLGQDTREKTVQQVVILPSNLLVHKTEAKSCSLAQQQTKDFQAIVSKVASSFCMSTDVPGFRIPENRIPVQQVAPLKDARTVKTPSPSVSPRLQHGALNRAGSKETQLCSVQASASHDTTPNTTSITAVSNAVCTEPEKPTDPKQELKTVCIRDSQSILVTTRCGNTGIVKVQTSSDQNTLGSVHTSPVITISPQFKAFLLSKATQSTSAPTQTAPSVVQAMTISQPQQQIHPVLKTPSSLKNTMLTATTGSGITCPKSQTTASAVAVSQGLSSSTGSTVVTNISQPVHTPAAGSHFQASVANSSVAVPLQSGSGFSQAATSKTGMKRTTTDEGSQVTKFILVTPSSSSSSNVAASKGTPSSPKPGPSSRLMFVTQPALTSSATVIGSLSAPAMATCASGQGATTSLSSQTLKVGLKPGKPARSISLEPLSKGKNITLPQGVQIQLPGKATTGQTTYALSQSASKFTPGSVSNACGPTTFTTTTGLVPATSLNAITSSSQLVSHGSVSTSSHLQGIPASSLMSQTGCYTSINTAAAQPKGNMIKNDVNIPGSVVSITTPVQTATTVESRPDRTSTLTLDCQRSIGEETTSSSSFSSSQFARNKTQLPLSSATTTCTPFTTSATSTIQQRIVINTSTPLAAGTQILLNNARFVVPPQGLAPGSHVLIISSPAQQVPPASPTSTGPSVPSQGASHAMVAPRAPVLPQPPARLPGVTAVSSPFVASTPAVVPPLLATTPNVLSLKLTGTPGLGSNLLPSKTNVVSALPRLPTAHVGNFALPPVGTSTLVSPTARLDSVPTVPVLTSAPCLGSAQGTVRLAATTQAKCLSTISPVVAPPLARLSGPLSLPVVPRPSAVTLPSPVIPVPAPLSSPVAPVIADTPALHGSLPTQHVIAVTTLGIQPQQTAVRFAAPTTAQPQVLMHSGLSNTSIKKQTPLVQTVPAGTRTQVLPTVAVPPIISGVSRMQALPVATVPPIGSTVNTFETATVETTSSSSTTVIITPGQTIPSSKTNTTIHPPVVLTNQTLGKHSVETSALGLHTSVASKMLISPDGAVLSTVQRPVSSAELTEPRDALVICTNSSTGALQTHDSSLQPSTADTK from the exons ATGGATCAGGAGGACATGACCGAGGAAATCACAGCAGATGTGACTGACCGAGACTCCGCACCTCAGCAGCTCGCCTCTGACATCGTCATGTCTTCACAAAGTCAAAAATGGGTGCGCAGCAACGCTGAAAACACCGGCTTGGTTATAACAGAAGCGGGGCTCAGTAATGGCACCTGTGACGTTGATACAGTGGTGGCGTTGTGCTGCCCTGGTGACAGTGGAGATCTCACTGCAGAAGGTGACCACCTGGCTCTGAGCAATGATGGTATGTCAGAGTTTTCCAACAGTGACCTCTCACTGCCTGAAGTCTGCATTTCCACCAACAGCAATACCTTCGAAGAGGACATGAACTATGAGGTCCAGCAAGCTTATAGGATATTTACTGGCTTTCTTTTGGATAAGCACAAAGGGATCACCAGCCCATTCCTCTATCCCATTGGCTACCAGGAGGCCCAGCATGGTATCGGAGGGGTCAAGGGTCGGGTGCAGTCACAGCTCAGGCAGTCGATGTGCTTGCGGAGGATGGAGGAGAAGTTTGTCAGCCAGGAATACGAGACCATAACAGAGTTTGTTGCGGACTTCAGACTGATGTTGGAGAACTGTTATCGCTACCATGGTGTGGACCACTGGATCTCCAAACAGGCACAAAAGCTGGAAATTATGCTGGAGCAGAAGCTGACGCTGCTGTCCAG AACGCTGCGAGAGAAAACAACTTTGGCAGTTACTTCTAAAGGACGTTTTGGGGCAGAGGAGGAACGGGGCACGGGGGGCACCTCCACGCGGCGGCGATCCACACCTCGTAGCCTTGCTACGATCACTGTCGGTGGGCACGAGTCGATCATGGTGCAGACCCTGCGGCTAGAGGAGCAACAGAGGGCCAAGGAGGAGAAGAG GCAACGTGAGCTTGAGAAGAAAGAGGCTGAAGAAATGTCAGCTAAGGAGGTGGAAGAGTGGGAGCAGAGCTTGCTTTCACTGGCTTTTCCCCACACTGTGCAGACCCTCTGGGAACTCCCTGCTATAGGACACTTTCTCTGCCTAGCTCAGACTGCCCTCAACCTCCCTGAGATCATATTTTTTGAGCTGGAACGTTGTTTGCTGATGCCCCGTTGCAGCCTGCTCCTCTCCAAAATAATGTCTTCCCTGCTCTCGCCTCCACAGAGGAGGGCCACACTGCACCGCCGGCCTACGTTGCCTTACAGGCGATGGGAGTCGGAGCTAAGGCAGCGTGTTTTAGGCTGGTATCGAACCATTGGTGCCTCCCGTGATCAGCCAGGTCGCGCTGAACAGCTGGGACTTTGCCACCAGTTTTTTAGCACCCTAGGGGAGGTTAGCCCTTTAGAAGAGAAACCCTTCCACTTGTTGCCCTTCTATCAGCGAGTATGGCTTCTGAAGGGGCTATGTGATCATGTGTATGAAACACAGAAGGATGTACAGGATGCTGTGCTCGCCCAGCCCATCCACGAATGTAGGGAGTCTATCTTGGGCTATGACAGCAAGGAGAATACCTATATACATTTCCCACATTTCTGTGGCGCAGACCTGAGGATCTATCGCCAGAGCCCCAGCACACCCCCAGCATTCCCATTTCCTTCGGTATGGGTGAAAAAAGTTGATTTTAAGCCAGGTACGGAGGATGAGTCAGATGGCATGCGGGATGAGGGCAATAAAAGTGATAGGGGGTGTTTTGGAGTCTCCATGGACACTGTAGAGACCGGTAATTTGGGAAAACGGAAAAGAGAGACATTTAGTGTTTTCAAAAAGGAAAACGAGAAAGAAGAAGAtcaaaaaaagttaaagttgtGGTCGCTGGAGCAGATTTCTGAATTAGCGTCCTCTGATGGAGACTCTTGTGAAGACTCTAAACTGGacttaaaaatacacacaaactcacTGCGCCACACACACATCAGTCCCAGTGAAGGAGGTAGTGTAAGAATTCATTTAAAGCAAGAGACTTTAGATGTGGAGCAACAAGCAAAGAgaatcacaataaaacaggagccGGGCTTGACACTGGGTGCGGTTCGCACTATTAAAGCAGAAACACAAGAGCCTTGTCTGAATGTAGGGGAGCACAGCTACACAGGCAGGTCTCCAGCTCGATCTGTGAATCTGGCCTCTCCAACTAAACCGTTGGGAGTCAAAATGGAGGGAGGAAGTCCCACTCAGGGACACCAAAGATCTTCGTGTTTTGAATGTTGTAAAAAGAAAACTAGCAGTGTTAAATCTGAGGAGTGTGGCTTCTGTTGTGGTCCATCAGAGCTGGCCACACAGCTGTCTTCTGAGAGCACTCAAAACTCGACTGAAGAGAGGGCGAATGACAAAATatggactaaaaaaaaaaagcggaaGAAAAAGCGAGGGAGGGAACAGCTGCTGAGGGTAAAAGGAGAGCACAAGCAGCTACCGCATGTGGACAGGATGAGGCTGTCCCCAGCTGAGGCTGCCAAGTCTACACTGCGGAAAGTTGGCACAACAATCAagagaaaagacaagaaaaagaaacataaaacag GTAAAAAACCTGAATGTTCAAAGAAAATCAAAGAGGAACTTTCAGCTGAGCCCTCATTCAAG TTGGTCTGCACCAGTCTCGAGGAATTACGCGAGCTGATCGGTAAGACTGAAGATGAGCTTGATGACCTGGAGAGCACTAAAAAGAGATTG GGTCGGTGGTACTATAGGAGAGAAGCAGTGAAAGACCTCCATAGCACACTAATCAGACTACTGAATGAGCTCTCACCCTGGGAACCCAAGCTTGTCAAAGCACACCAAAGGAACAG GCTTCGTTTGAAGAAGGAATTTGATGATTTCAAGAAGCACCCAGAGTACAGTAACTTTGAGCGCGAAGAGAGcaatttatcatcatcatcatctgatgatgatgaagaaagGGATTTAGGGAAGGAGGTTCCTTCACTGTCAGATCATTATGGGAGATCAGACGAGGAAGACATGGAAAACAGAGTTCCCAGAGGTCTCTGGAGTGGAG AAAGCACTAGAGACATTAAGGCTGAGTCTACTGGAGAAAAAACGGTGACATGTGTACCTCCAAACCACCTAAAACACCCTCAAGCCAGTGCAGAGAAAGGAATTGGTCTGTGGCAAAAAGATCAGACTGTAAGCAGCATAATTGCTTATGCCGACTCCAGGTCACAGTCGAGATCTGACCTGAACCCAGCAAATAAATCCAGGGATTCAGCATGGGCAGAAAGGGTAACAGCCCATGCTTCAGCGCCTCCCAGATCCCCCATCCTTCACCCAACCATTGGACTACCTAAGGGCTACACGCCCATCCCCACCCTGCTGGCTAAGAGTGTGGGAAACAAAGTGACCTTAATGAATCGACCTGCTGATTGCCCAGGTGTTAACAGTGAAGATGAACCGAGCAAGAGGTCTTTGGTCTCGCTGCCTACAACTGCAGTAGCTAACACCAAACTTTCAAAAGCACAAAGTTCTCCATCCAGTTCCCAACAGAACAAGCAACAGATTGAGGTACGAGGACCACAGCAGACAAAAGCCCCTGAGCAGTCAGAAGTGGCCACTGTGGCAGCAGTTCTTCCTAAATCTCCACAAGGCAAACCAACACAGACTGCACTTAAAAATCCAGTCCAAGTGGTGTACAAGGTGCCTGAGGGACTGGGTCACCTTGTAAGGAAAGACAACAATAGCCCAATAAAGATCTCAGTTCAGCCCGTCCTGGGCCAAGACACTAGAGAAAAGACTGTCCAGCAAGTAGTGATTCTGCCTTCTAACCTTCTCGTTCATAAAACTGAAGCAAAGTCTTGCTCTTTAGCTCAACAACAGACTAAAGACTTTCAGGCAATAGTTTCCAAAGTGGCCAGCTCTTTTTGTATGTCTACCGATGTGCCTGGGTTCAGGATTCCTGAAAACAGAATTCCTGTTCAACAAGTGGCGCCCCTAAAAGATGCCAGGACAGTGAAGACCCCTTCTCCTTCGGTTTCACCTCGTCTTCAACACGGGGCTCTAAACAGAGCAGGATCTAAAGAGACACAGTTATGCAGTGTCCAAGCTAGTGCTTCACACGATACCACACCAAACACAACCTCCATCACAGCAGTTTCAAATGCAGTTTGTACTGAGCCTGAGAAACCTACAGACCCGAAACAGGAGCTGAAGACTGTGTGCATCCGTGACTCACAGTCAATCCTGGTAACAACTAGATGTGGCAACACGGGCATTGTCAAGGTCCAGACATCCTCGGACCAAAACACACTTGGCTCTGTACATACCAGTCCAGTCATCACTATCTCGCCTCAGTTTAAAGCCTTCCTTCTGTCCAAGGCCACACAGTCTACTTCTGCTCCCACTCAGACCGCACCTTCTGTTGTCCAAGCAATGACAATTTCCCAACCCCAGCAGCAGATCCATCCTGTGTTAAAAACCCCTTCCTCTCTCAAAAATACCATGCTCACTGCAACCACTGGTAGTGGTATAACATGCCCAAAAAGTCAAACTACAGCCAGTGCTGTTGCTGTAAGTCAGGGCCTCAGTAGCTCAACTGGTTCTACAGTTGTGACAAACATTTCTCAGCCAgtccacacacctgctgctggttCTCATTTTCAAGCTTCAGTAGCTAATAGCAGTGTTGCCGTGCCACTACAAAGTGGCTCAGGGTTTTCCCAAGCAGCCACCAGCAAGACTGGTATGAAACGCACCACTACAGATGAAGGATCCCAAGTTACCAAATTCATCCTGGTTACTCCAtcttcatcctcatcctcaAATGTAGCTGCATCCAAAGGGACACCCTCCTCCCCGAAGCCAGGTCCTAGTTCAAGACTCATGTTTGTCACTCAGCCCGCATTGACATCATCAGCCACCGTCATTGGAAGCCTTTCAGCACCGGCGATGGCAACGTGTGCAAGTGGACAGGGAGCAACCACTTCATTATCAAGTCAGACTCTGAAGGTGGGATTAAAACCAGGAAAACCTGCTAGAAGTATCAGCTTGGAGCCATTGTCCAAGGGCAAAAACATCACCCTGCCCCAAg GTGTTCAAATCCAGTTACCAGGGAAAGCAACTACTGGACAGACTACTTATGCcctgtcacagtctgcttccAAGTTCACACCAGGGTCTGTTTCAAATGCATGTGGTCCAACAACCTTCACCACTACCACTGGACTGGTCCCAGCAACAAGTTTAAATGCCATCACTAGTTCTTCCCAGCTTGTCTCTCATGGATCAGTCAGCACCAGCTCTCACCTCCAGGGAATCCCAGCATCCTCCTTGATGTCACAAACAGGCTGTTATACATCCATAAACACTGCTGCTGCTCAGCCAAAGGGAAACATGATAAAGAATGATGTTAATATCCCAGGAAGCGTAGTGTCCATCACCACTCCTGTTCAGACAGCTACTACTGTGGAGAGTAGGCCAGACCGAACTTCCACACTCACTCTTGATTGTCAGAGGAGTATCGGTGAAGAAaccacttcctcctcctccttctcttcatCTCAGTTTGCTCGCAATAAAACCCAACTCCCTCTCTCCTCTGCAACAACCACCTGTACCCCATTCACCACCTCTGCAACCAGCACAATCCAGCAGAGAATAGTCATTAACACCTCTACGCCACTTGCTGCTGGCACACAAATTCTCCTCAACAATGCACGCTTTGTAGTCCCTCCCCAGGGTTTGGCTCCAGGCAGCCACGTCCTTATCATCTCTAGCCCTGCACAACAAGTGCCTCCTGCCAGTCCTACAAGCACTGGACCATCAGTACCTTCTCAAGGTGCAAGCCATGCCATGGTAGCCCCCAGGGCGCCAGTTTTACCCCAACCCCCAGCCAGGCTGCCTGGTGTCACAGCTGTAAGTTCTCCCTTTGTGGCAAGCACCCCTGCTGTCGTTCCACCGTTGCTGGCAACCACTCCTAATGTCTTGTCACTAAAACTAACAGGAACACCTGGCCTGGGCTCAAATTTGTTACCCAGTAAAACAAATGTAGTATCGGCACTTCCTAGGTTGCCAACTGCACACGTGGGTAACTTTGCGTTACCTCCAGTAGGTACATCCACTCTGGTCTCCCCTACAGCAAGGTTAGACAGTGTACCAACTGTACCAGTGTTAACAAGTGCCCCTTGTCTTGGATCAGCACAGGGCACAGTCAGACTAGCTGCCACTACGCAAGCAAAATGTTTATCAACCATTTCACCTGTAGTAGCACCCCCCTTGGCCAGATTGTCGGGACCTCTGTCATTGCCTGTAGTACCCAGGCCATCAGCTGTTACCCTACCCAGCCCTGTTATACCAGTTCCTGCACCCCTCTCTTCGCCAGTAGCACCAGTAATAGCAGACACACCAGCTTTGCATGGTTCTCTTCCTACCCAGCATGTGATTGCAGTGACAACCCTAGGCATACAGCCTCAGCAGACAGCTGTCCGATTTGCAGCACCGACCACCGCTCAACCACAGGTTTTAATGCATTCAGGGCTGAGCAACacatcaatcaaaaaacagACCCCACTCGTGCAAACAGTGCCTGCTGGCACACGGACACAGGTTTTGCCAACTGTGGCTGTTCCACCAATCATCAGTGGAGTCTCTAGAATGCAGGCACTGCCTGTTGCTACTGTTCCACCCATCGGAAGCACTGTCAACACATTTGAAACAGCAACTGTGGAGACCACATCTTCATCCAGCACAACTGTAATAATCACTCCAGGTCAAACAATCCCATCGAGTAAAACGAACACCACCATCCATCCACCTGTTGTACTGACCAATCAGACACTTGGAAAACACTCTGTGGAGACCTCAGCCCTGGGTCTGCATACAAGTGTAGCTTCCAAGATGCTCATTAGTCCCGATGGGGCTGTTTTGAGCACTGTTCAGCGGCCGGTCAGTTCAGCAGAGCTGACTGAACCTCGGGATGCACTGGTGATTTGTACCAACAGTTCCACTGGAGCACTACAAACACATGATTCCTCTTTACAGCCTTCAACGGCAGACACAAAGTGA